The genome window CAACCATTGTAGTGTTGTGTCTATCGTAGGGCACGTCCATCATCATGGAGAACCTAGGGCCGCACCAGGCGCAGCTGTTGAAGGCGTACCTGTAGTGCCTATCCGTGGGATCGTACACTTCCTCAAGGCAATGGTCACAAACAGCTATGTCTGGAGGTATCATTGAGTAAACGTGCTTCTCCTCACCACTTGGAAGTATGCGGAAATCCGAGTAGCCAGCAGGAGGGACTACTCTGAACTCCAACTCTTCTATCTTGGCTGGAGGCGGTTTCTCAACGAATATAAGCTTGAGAAAGTCAGCAATGCTCTCATAACTGCCCTCAATGAAAATCTCCACCTCGCTCCCACCCATGTTCCTTATATGGCCCATCAACCCTGTTCTCGTAGCGATCCTGTATATGAAAGGCCTGAAACCGACTCCTTGCACTATGCCACTCACTCTGAGCATCGCAGCAGTCCGTGAACCCCTCGAATGCACCAAGGAGGTAACCCCAGTGGAATCTAATAAGCGGGACGACGGCTTCCTAGCAGGACCATTTTTACAAATATTTGAATGAATAACGGTGAATTACCTCAGTTAATCTTGAAATATGTTGCCGTTATACATTATATTAAATTTTTTGATTTTTTTAATCTTTTAATTTGAACCCCACGTTAAGTATCAAAATAAGTGAATATAACGTCCTATTCTCCCAATTCGCCTTTTTTATCTTAAAATACAATCATATTTCCAGACTTATAGCTGAACATTTAACAAAATTTATAGGTATACCGGTTCACTACTACAGTGGCGCACATGTACATGCGAGGTGTTTTTGGGATGAAGCATCGAGAGGGAGGTTCACTAGCTTCTATCTCCCTTACTAGAAGGGACTTTCTGAAACTCTCTGCAGCCGCTTCACTACTTTTAGCAGACTTTCAGAAACTCCAAAAGGCAGCTGCTGAGACGCTTAAACAGGGATCCGTTAATCTGATCTGGTTTGAGTCCCAGGACTGCGCTGGTAACACGATCTCGATGATTGAGGGTAGCGCTCCCGATCTGATACAAGTGCTGGTCGGGGAGAACCCAGCGATAGGTCCCGGGAAGGTCAGAGTAGTGTTCCATGAGACCATAATGCCCGAGTGGGGTGAAGCAGCTATAGAATATCTCCACAAGGCAGAAGCCGGGGAACTCGATCCCTACGTGCTCGTCTTGGAGGGTTCCTTCCCGGATGAGGACGCCGCCGCTAAGACGGGTGGCTGGTGGTTCGTTCTTGGGGAGGAGGACGGGAGACCCATCACGGGGAATGAATGGGTCAGACGCCTCCTCAAGAGGGCTGTGGCCGTGGTCGCAGTAGGCAATTGCGCGTGTTACGGCGGCATCGTCGCCAGTCAGGTGCTGGATAGCACCAGCTATTCCGCCGATGGGTGGAGCCCCACGGGAGCTTTCGGTTTCTTTGATGATCCGCTTAAGGGAATAAAGGGGGCGGTGAGCAGGTGGCCAGAAGCTAGGCCCTTCTTAAACTTCATAGAGGGAAAGGGCAAGCTTGAGGTATCTCCTACCGGGGAGGCGAGACCTGCCGTTGCCATCCCCGGATGCCCAGCTAATGGCAACGCGATACTCAGGGTGCTGGGACACTTGATCCTCGCGGTTGACGGCCTGCTCCCCTTGCCAGAGCTGGACGAGTACTGGAGGCCCGTTTACATATTTGGGAGGACCACGCACGAGCAATGTCCTAGGGCAGGCTTCTATGCTGCCGGAGACTTCAGGGAGAACCCTGGAGACAACGATTTCAAGTGTCTCTTCCAAGTGGGATGCAAGGGACCGGTGAGCAACTGCCCGTGGAACAGAGTTGGATGGATAGACGGGATCGGTGGCCCTACCAGAACGGGAGGCGTCTGCATTGGATGCACCATGCCAGGGTTCCCAGACAGGTTCGAACCCTTCTACAAACCTCTGCAGGCTCCCTCCATGCCTGACACAGTAACTCTGACCGGCATAACCGCTGGAGCTGCTGCGGTGGGGCTGGCTGCTGGCTACATAATGAGCGAACCGGCTAGGAAGGGTGGAAAGGGGGAGAAAGAGGGGGGAGGTGGTTAGATGGGGGAGAGGACCATATTCATAGACCCCATAACTAGGATTGAGGGTCATCTGGGTTTGAATGCTGTGGTCGATACAGCCACCAAGGTGGTGAAGGAAGCTTGGGCCTTTTCCGCTATGTTCAGGGGGTTCGAGGTCTTCCTCAGGGGCAGGGAGCCGCCAGATGCGGTTCACCTGACCAGCAGGATATGCGGGGTCTGCGCGGCTTCTCACGCCAACGCGTCGGTGAGGGCCAACGACATGGCGCTTGGGGCTGTGCCCAAGCCCTTCGGCGTGGTGATCAGGAACCTCGCTTGGGCTGCCACAGACCACATGTACGACCACCCGACTCACCTGAACATACTGGCTGGTCCCGACTACAGCGGGATGGTAGTTTCCAAGTTGACGCCCTCCGTTTACGAGGAGGCCAAGGCCACGAAGGCCGAGAACTCCGACATACACGGTTTCTCCACTATTGCTGACCTGCTGGATGGCCTGAATCCCCTCCAAGGGAAGATCTACATCCTTGCTTTGAAGATGCAGAGGATAGCCAGGCAAGCTGGAGTCCTATTTTATGGCACCCACCCGCACCCGAGAACCCTCATTCCTGGAGGCATAGGGGCTACCGTTACTACCGAGAACCTGATCGAGTACTCTTACCGCCTTACCAAGCTCACAGCGTGGGTCAAGATGGTAGTTGCGGTCTGGGAGGATATAGCGAACTTCTACAACTCCATAGGGTACGAGAAGCAGGGAATGACCTATGAGAAGCCCAACCTCCTCAGCGTCGGAATATTCGAGGATCCAGAGGTCTACTCGTCACTTGGAGAGAGCCCGGACGAGATATACGCTAATATAGATGAGGCCGGAAGGAAGAGGTTCATAAAACCGGGTCTCATACTGGACGGAGAGCTAGTCACGGACAAGCTGACCGACATGAACTTGGGCACGATCGAGCTGGTTGATAGGGGCTTCTACAAGGACTGGGACACGACCTTCGTGGACAAGGATCCGATGGGCAATCCAGTCGTCTGGGGCAACGCCGAACTGGCGAAGTACCACCCGTGGAACAAGACCACTATCCCCAACCCGAAGGCTCAGGACTGGCAGTCCAAGTACACTTGGACCGGGACGGTCAGGTTCGTCTGGAGGGGGAATATCTACCCGATAGAGGTCGGTCCCATTGCTAGGATGTGGGCTCACGCCCTCCACAACGGCGGGAAGGTCAAGATAGAACTCCCACGCACGAACGGCGTTCTCGAGCTGCCCTCGGGCACTTGGGATGCTATCACCTTTGAGTGGAACCTTCCGAAGGTCGGTGCCTCCACGACCATAGAGAGGATGAGGGCTAGGGCCTACAACGTCGCCCTCGATGTGGCAGCAGCATGGCACAACCTCCTGATGGGCTTAGAGCTAGCTAAGGCCGGTAAGACAGAGACGTCAAGGCCTTGGAAGAAGCCCTCGTTCTCCGTGGCCTTCGGATTCGACGAGGCACCGAGGGGAAGCGTGAGGCACTGGATGGTCGTGGAGAACTATAGGATAAAGAACTACCAGATACACGCTCCCACGACGGCGAACCTATCACCCAAGGGCAGGTGGGGCAAGACCGGACCCTACGAGGAGTCGGTGATAGGTACCGCAATAACTGAGGAAGTACCCGAGGATCAGTGGACCGGATTAGACTTGGTCAGGGCCATAAGGAGCTTCGACCCGTGCATAGCGTGCTCAGTGCACGTATTCGTTGGAAACAGGAGAATAGAGAAGCTCATCACCCCCGTCTGCAGCGTATGAGGGGGTAGGAATGGGACTCTATGAGTTCGCGGTCTACGATATGTTCGTACCGACCGTAGCTATCTTCGCGTTCGGCATGGTCTACAGACTATCTAGGTACGTGTTCCTATACAAGAGGGCAGCTCAGCCGATGTGGAGGAAGACATCCATATCTCACAAGATCTATCTGCTCATAGACGCCTTCGTACACGCGATAGTGGCCGCAATAAAGAGATCTAAGGTGACCTTCGTCTCTGGAATCTTCCTCTTACACTTCTTTGGAGTCATTCCAA of Thermoproteota archaeon contains these proteins:
- a CDS encoding twin-arginine translocation signal domain-containing protein, with product MKHREGGSLASISLTRRDFLKLSAAASLLLADFQKLQKAAAETLKQGSVNLIWFESQDCAGNTISMIEGSAPDLIQVLVGENPAIGPGKVRVVFHETIMPEWGEAAIEYLHKAEAGELDPYVLVLEGSFPDEDAAAKTGGWWFVLGEEDGRPITGNEWVRRLLKRAVAVVAVGNCACYGGIVASQVLDSTSYSADGWSPTGAFGFFDDPLKGIKGAVSRWPEARPFLNFIEGKGKLEVSPTGEARPAVAIPGCPANGNAILRVLGHLILAVDGLLPLPELDEYWRPVYIFGRTTHEQCPRAGFYAAGDFRENPGDNDFKCLFQVGCKGPVSNCPWNRVGWIDGIGGPTRTGGVCIGCTMPGFPDRFEPFYKPLQAPSMPDTVTLTGITAGAAAVGLAAGYIMSEPARKGGKGEKEGGGG
- a CDS encoding nickel-dependent hydrogenase large subunit, with amino-acid sequence MGERTIFIDPITRIEGHLGLNAVVDTATKVVKEAWAFSAMFRGFEVFLRGREPPDAVHLTSRICGVCAASHANASVRANDMALGAVPKPFGVVIRNLAWAATDHMYDHPTHLNILAGPDYSGMVVSKLTPSVYEEAKATKAENSDIHGFSTIADLLDGLNPLQGKIYILALKMQRIARQAGVLFYGTHPHPRTLIPGGIGATVTTENLIEYSYRLTKLTAWVKMVVAVWEDIANFYNSIGYEKQGMTYEKPNLLSVGIFEDPEVYSSLGESPDEIYANIDEAGRKRFIKPGLILDGELVTDKLTDMNLGTIELVDRGFYKDWDTTFVDKDPMGNPVVWGNAELAKYHPWNKTTIPNPKAQDWQSKYTWTGTVRFVWRGNIYPIEVGPIARMWAHALHNGGKVKIELPRTNGVLELPSGTWDAITFEWNLPKVGASTTIERMRARAYNVALDVAAAWHNLLMGLELAKAGKTETSRPWKKPSFSVAFGFDEAPRGSVRHWMVVENYRIKNYQIHAPTTANLSPKGRWGKTGPYEESVIGTAITEEVPEDQWTGLDLVRAIRSFDPCIACSVHVFVGNRRIEKLITPVCSV